One Streptomyces sp. V4I8 genomic window carries:
- the trpS gene encoding tryptophan--tRNA ligase produces MASDRPRVLSGIQPTAGSFHLGNYLGAVRQWVALQESHDAFYMVVDLHAITLPQDPADLRANTRLAAAQLLAAGLDPERCTLFVQSHVPEHAQLAWIMNCLTGFGEASRMTQFKDKSAKQGADRASVGLFTYPILQVADILLYQANEVPVGEDQRQHIELTRDLATRFNGRFGETFTLPKPYILKETAKIYDLQDPSIKMSKSASTPKGLINLLDEPKTTAKKVKSAVTDTDTVIRYDAENKPGVSNLLTIYSTLTGAGIAELEQKYDGKGYGALKTDLAEVMVEFVTPFRERTQQYLDDPETLDSILAKGAEKARAVAAETLSQAYDKVGFLPAKH; encoded by the coding sequence ATGGCCTCTGATCGACCCCGCGTGCTCTCCGGAATCCAGCCCACCGCAGGCTCGTTCCACCTCGGCAACTACCTCGGCGCCGTCCGCCAGTGGGTTGCCCTGCAGGAGTCCCACGACGCGTTCTACATGGTCGTCGACCTGCACGCGATCACGCTCCCGCAGGACCCCGCCGACCTGCGCGCCAACACCCGCCTGGCCGCCGCCCAACTCCTCGCGGCCGGACTCGACCCCGAGCGCTGCACGCTCTTCGTCCAGAGCCATGTCCCCGAGCACGCCCAGCTCGCCTGGATCATGAACTGCCTCACCGGCTTCGGCGAGGCGTCCCGCATGACCCAGTTCAAGGACAAGTCCGCCAAGCAGGGCGCGGACCGGGCCTCCGTCGGCCTGTTCACGTACCCGATCCTGCAGGTCGCGGACATCCTGCTGTACCAGGCCAACGAGGTTCCGGTCGGCGAGGACCAGCGCCAGCACATCGAGCTCACCCGTGACCTCGCCACGCGCTTCAACGGTCGCTTCGGCGAGACCTTCACACTGCCGAAGCCGTACATCCTCAAGGAGACGGCGAAGATCTACGACCTTCAGGACCCGTCGATCAAGATGAGCAAGTCGGCGTCCACGCCGAAGGGCCTCATCAACCTGCTCGACGAGCCCAAGACCACCGCCAAGAAGGTCAAGAGCGCGGTCACCGACACCGACACCGTCATCCGCTACGACGCCGAGAACAAGCCGGGCGTCAGCAACCTGCTCACCATCTACTCGACCCTCACGGGGGCGGGAATCGCGGAACTGGAGCAGAAGTACGACGGCAAGGGCTACGGTGCGCTCAAGACGGACCTCGCGGAGGTCATGGTCGAGTTCGTGACGCCCTTCCGGGAGCGCACCCAGCAGTATCTGGACGACCCGGAGACGCTGGACTCGATCCTGGCCAAGGGCGCGGAGAAGGCGCGTGCCGTCGCCGCGGAGACGCTCTCCCAGGCGTACGACAAGGTGGGCTTCCTGCCCGCCAAGCACTGA
- a CDS encoding PLP-dependent aminotransferase family protein has translation MAKSWATLGVDLHLEPAGPGLRRGLTDALRDAVRTGRLAPGTRLPSSRSLAADLGIARNTVADAYADLVAEGWLTARQGSGTRVAERRVVPSAGTVRRPRERGRPEYDLRPGFPDLAAFPRTEWLRAARRALTSAPYEALGYGDPHGRPELRTALAGYLSRVRGVHADPERILVCGGISHGLRILGAVLRARGVGTVAVESYGLRAHWKILHGAGLRTAPLPFDELGTDPGQLVEGWGGVSRSGEGNCGSATPPAERPRAVLLTPAHQFPMGSPLHRDRRAAVVDWARRTGGLVLEDDYDGEFRYDRQPVGALQGLDPDRVVYLGTASKSLAPGLRLGWMVLPPTLVEEAAAAKGGIDTCGALDQLTLAEFLTSGAYDRHVRAARLRYRRRRDALVAALAERAPQVRATGIAAGLHAVLRLPPGTERSVVQAAHWQGLALDGLTRYRHPDALADPLDALVVGYGTPPDHGWSGALDALCATLP, from the coding sequence ATGGCGAAATCATGGGCCACTCTGGGCGTCGACCTGCACCTGGAACCGGCGGGTCCGGGCCTGCGCCGGGGGCTGACCGACGCCCTGCGCGACGCGGTCCGCACCGGCCGCCTCGCGCCCGGCACCCGGCTGCCCTCCTCCCGCTCCCTCGCCGCCGACCTCGGTATCGCCCGCAACACCGTCGCCGACGCCTACGCCGACCTCGTCGCCGAGGGCTGGCTCACCGCACGGCAGGGTTCGGGCACCCGGGTCGCCGAACGGAGGGTCGTCCCCTCGGCCGGCACGGTCCGCCGACCCCGCGAGCGCGGCCGACCCGAGTACGACCTGCGCCCCGGCTTCCCCGACCTCGCCGCCTTCCCGCGCACGGAGTGGCTCCGGGCGGCCCGCCGTGCCCTGACCTCCGCCCCGTACGAAGCCCTCGGCTACGGCGACCCGCACGGCCGCCCCGAACTGCGCACCGCCCTCGCCGGCTACCTCTCCCGGGTACGGGGCGTACACGCCGACCCGGAACGCATCCTGGTGTGCGGCGGGATATCCCACGGCCTGAGGATCCTCGGCGCGGTGCTGCGGGCGCGGGGCGTAGGCACGGTCGCGGTCGAGTCGTACGGGCTGCGGGCCCACTGGAAGATCCTGCACGGGGCGGGTCTGCGCACGGCGCCTCTGCCTTTCGACGAACTCGGCACGGATCCTGGGCAGTTGGTCGAGGGGTGGGGTGGCGTGAGCAGGTCCGGCGAAGGCAACTGCGGTTCGGCAACGCCCCCAGCGGAGCGCCCCCGCGCAGTCCTGCTCACTCCCGCGCACCAGTTCCCGATGGGTTCCCCCCTGCACCGTGACCGGCGGGCGGCCGTCGTGGACTGGGCGCGGCGCACCGGCGGTCTGGTCCTGGAGGACGACTACGACGGCGAGTTCCGCTACGACCGCCAGCCCGTCGGCGCGCTCCAGGGCCTCGACCCCGACCGGGTCGTCTACCTCGGCACCGCGAGCAAGTCCCTCGCCCCCGGCCTGCGGCTGGGCTGGATGGTGCTGCCGCCCACGCTGGTGGAGGAGGCCGCGGCGGCGAAGGGCGGCATCGACACGTGCGGGGCGCTGGACCAGCTGACGCTGGCGGAGTTCCTCACGTCCGGCGCCTACGACCGCCACGTACGCGCCGCCCGGCTGCGCTACCGGCGCCGGCGCGACGCCCTGGTCGCGGCCCTCGCCGAGCGCGCCCCGCAGGTCCGCGCCACCGGCATCGCCGCCGGACTGCATGCCGTGCTCCGACTCCCGCCGGGCACCGAGAGGTCGGTCGTGCAGGCGGCCCACTGGCAGGGCCTGGCGCTGGACGGCCTCACCCGGTACCGCCACCCCGACGCGCTCGCCGATCCGTTGGACGCGCTGGTCGTCGGGTACGGGACACCGCCGGACCACGGGTGGTCGGGGGCGCTGGACGCGCTGTGCGCGACGCTGCCCTGA
- a CDS encoding isocitrate lyase/phosphoenolpyruvate mutase family protein, whose product MRKVDVFRTLHRGRLPDDPLVLPGPWDAMSARVFEKAGFPALATPSAGVALSLGYKDGEVPADEMFAAVARIVRAVDVPVSADVEGGYGLAPHELVERLLETGAVGCNLEDSNGGVLKDPREHAEWLAEVRYAAGDQLFVNARVDTFAYGDADPERAIERAALYVAAGADCVYPIGAPANVLPLLRSGIQGPVNAHGRPDGEGPSPTELGELGATRVTFGPGLLHSAAQALRDIADGLRT is encoded by the coding sequence ATGAGGAAGGTGGATGTCTTCCGCACCCTGCACAGGGGGCGGCTGCCCGACGACCCGCTGGTGCTGCCCGGCCCCTGGGACGCGATGAGCGCCCGGGTGTTCGAGAAGGCCGGGTTCCCCGCGCTCGCCACGCCCAGCGCGGGGGTGGCGCTCTCGCTCGGGTACAAGGACGGGGAGGTTCCGGCCGACGAGATGTTCGCCGCGGTGGCGCGCATCGTACGGGCCGTGGACGTACCGGTGTCGGCGGACGTGGAGGGCGGGTACGGGCTGGCGCCGCACGAGCTGGTGGAGCGGCTGCTGGAGACCGGGGCCGTGGGCTGCAACCTTGAGGACTCCAACGGGGGTGTCCTCAAGGACCCGCGCGAGCACGCCGAATGGCTCGCCGAGGTGCGGTACGCGGCCGGTGACCAGCTCTTCGTCAACGCGCGCGTCGATACCTTCGCGTACGGCGACGCCGATCCCGAACGCGCCATCGAGCGAGCCGCGCTGTACGTCGCCGCGGGCGCCGACTGCGTCTATCCGATCGGCGCCCCGGCGAACGTACTGCCGCTTCTGCGGTCCGGGATCCAGGGGCCGGTCAACGCGCACGGCCGCCCGGACGGCGAGGGCCCCTCGCCCACCGAACTCGGTGAACTCGGGGCCACTCGCGTCACGTTCGGGCCGGGGCTGCTGCACAGTGCGGCACAGGCGCTGCGTGACATCGCCGACGGCCTCAGGACGTAA
- a CDS encoding glutathionylspermidine synthase family protein: MERRMTDPRPDWQQIVEEQGLVYPLTRHPDGSLRPYWDESAYYVFSLPEVEALEEVVEELHRMCLAAADHIVSAGRFADLGITDPRVAKAVAEAWRRRAELPSLYGRFDLHYDGTGPAKLLEYNADTPTSLVEAASPQWFWMEERFPGADQWNSLHERLVAAWKKQSALLPPGSPLYFAYSSVDELGEDLMTVAYLKETAEQAGLDTGWISMEEIGWDRLSGRFVDTQLRFIRSCFKLYPWEWLTTDRFADHVLDTLDNGGGTGTTLWIEPAWKMLLSNKALLAILWELYPDHPNLLPAYLDGPRELASTTGYVAKPLLGREGAGVTIHDPGAETATVREEPCCYQQLAPLPAFDGNHVVLGAWVVEDESAGLGIRESSGLITDEYARFLPHVIL; encoded by the coding sequence ATGGAACGCCGCATGACAGACCCCCGCCCCGACTGGCAGCAGATCGTCGAGGAGCAGGGGCTCGTCTATCCCCTCACCCGCCACCCCGACGGCTCCCTGCGCCCGTACTGGGACGAGAGCGCGTACTACGTCTTCTCGCTCCCGGAGGTCGAGGCGCTGGAGGAGGTCGTCGAGGAACTCCACCGCATGTGCCTCGCCGCGGCGGACCACATCGTCTCCGCCGGCCGCTTCGCCGACCTCGGCATCACCGACCCGCGCGTCGCGAAGGCGGTCGCCGAGGCCTGGCGCCGCCGCGCCGAACTCCCCTCCCTCTACGGCCGCTTCGACCTCCACTACGACGGCACCGGCCCGGCGAAGCTCCTGGAGTACAACGCCGACACCCCGACGTCCCTCGTCGAGGCCGCCTCGCCCCAGTGGTTCTGGATGGAGGAACGCTTCCCCGGCGCCGACCAGTGGAACTCCCTCCACGAACGCCTCGTCGCCGCCTGGAAGAAACAGTCCGCCCTGCTCCCGCCCGGCAGCCCCCTCTACTTCGCGTACTCCTCGGTCGATGAACTCGGCGAAGACCTGATGACCGTCGCCTACCTCAAGGAGACCGCGGAACAGGCGGGCCTGGACACCGGCTGGATCTCCATGGAGGAGATCGGCTGGGACCGCCTCTCCGGCCGCTTCGTCGACACGCAACTCCGCTTCATCCGCAGCTGCTTCAAGCTCTACCCCTGGGAATGGCTCACCACCGACCGCTTCGCCGACCACGTCCTCGACACCCTCGACAACGGCGGCGGCACGGGCACGACCCTCTGGATCGAACCCGCCTGGAAGATGCTCCTCAGCAACAAGGCCCTCCTGGCCATCCTCTGGGAGCTCTACCCGGACCACCCGAACCTCCTCCCCGCGTACCTCGACGGGCCACGGGAGCTGGCGAGCACGACCGGCTACGTCGCCAAGCCCCTGCTCGGCCGCGAGGGCGCCGGCGTGACGATCCACGACCCCGGAGCCGAGACGGCCACCGTCCGCGAAGAACCCTGCTGCTACCAGCAGTTGGCCCCGCTCCCCGCCTTCGACGGCAACCATGTCGTCCTCGGCGCATGGGTCGTCGAGGACGAGTCGGCGGGCCTCGGCATCCGCGAGTCGTCCGGCCTGATCACGGACGAGTACGCCCGCTTCCTGCCGCACGTCATCCTCTGA
- a CDS encoding alpha/beta fold hydrolase has product MDHLIDLGTPPGIRLWAQDHGAADAPPLLLIMGAQASGLGWPDELVALLAAQHRVIRYDHRDTGRSTWAYDEQPYPLTTLADDALAVLDGLDVPRAHVVGMSLGGMLTQLLIADHPDRLLSATLIGTSALSDTPYLHPDGTRTPAEELPGIDPRIMELWSQPWTDEGREAELERRVTHWRLLSGGHSPFDADYFRTLDRKVIAHTGHHRPGDAHGRADYSGMLRTGPLARTTVPTLVISAPAEPVFPLPHAHHLAQTINGAHVVEIPGMGHALPPEIHKPLATAILDHTAHH; this is encoded by the coding sequence ATGGACCACCTCATCGACCTCGGCACGCCACCCGGAATCCGCCTCTGGGCGCAGGACCACGGCGCCGCCGACGCACCCCCACTCCTCCTGATCATGGGCGCGCAGGCCTCCGGTCTCGGCTGGCCCGACGAACTCGTCGCCCTCCTCGCCGCCCAGCACCGCGTCATCCGCTACGACCACCGCGACACCGGCCGCTCCACCTGGGCCTACGACGAGCAGCCCTACCCCCTCACCACCCTCGCCGACGACGCCCTCGCGGTCCTGGACGGACTCGACGTCCCCCGCGCCCATGTCGTCGGCATGTCGCTGGGCGGCATGCTCACCCAGCTCCTGATCGCCGACCACCCCGACCGCCTGCTGAGCGCGACCCTGATCGGCACCAGCGCCCTGAGCGACACCCCCTACCTCCACCCGGACGGCACCCGCACCCCAGCGGAGGAACTCCCCGGCATAGACCCCCGCATCATGGAACTGTGGTCCCAGCCGTGGACCGACGAGGGCCGGGAGGCGGAGCTGGAGCGACGGGTCACCCACTGGCGGCTCCTCTCCGGCGGCCACAGCCCCTTCGACGCCGACTACTTCCGCACCCTCGACCGCAAGGTCATCGCCCACACCGGCCATCACCGGCCCGGCGACGCCCATGGCCGCGCCGACTACTCGGGCATGCTCCGTACCGGACCACTGGCCCGGACCACGGTCCCCACCCTCGTCATCTCAGCCCCCGCCGAACCGGTCTTCCCCCTCCCGCACGCCCACCACCTCGCCCAGACGATCAATGGCGCCCACGTCGTCGAGATCCCCGGCATGGGACACGCGCTCCCGCCCGAGATCCACAAGCCCCTCGCCACCGCGATCCTCGACCACACCGCACACCACTGA
- a CDS encoding carboxymuconolactone decarboxylase family protein, with protein MTVRTALLDPAVGQAMSSLSAVAKRGLGDAALAELVVIRASQLNHCAFCLDMHLTIARKHGVSEKQLDLLAGWEEAEDVFDERERAALALTEAVTVLTDGFVPDEVYERAAAHFDDVRLAHLIGLIVAINNWNRVMVGRRIPPGGYTP; from the coding sequence GTGACGGTCCGGACCGCCCTCCTCGACCCGGCCGTCGGCCAGGCCATGTCCTCGCTCAGCGCCGTCGCGAAGCGGGGGCTGGGCGATGCCGCGCTCGCCGAACTCGTGGTGATCCGGGCCTCGCAGCTCAACCACTGCGCGTTCTGCCTGGACATGCACCTCACCATCGCCCGCAAGCACGGGGTGAGCGAGAAACAGCTCGATCTGCTGGCCGGCTGGGAGGAGGCCGAGGACGTCTTCGACGAGCGGGAGCGGGCCGCGCTCGCGCTGACGGAGGCGGTGACCGTCCTGACGGACGGCTTCGTGCCCGACGAGGTGTACGAGAGGGCCGCCGCCCACTTCGACGACGTCCGACTCGCCCATCTCATCGGGCTGATCGTCGCCATCAACAACTGGAACCGGGTGATGGTCGGCCGCCGGATCCCGCCGGGGGGTTACACGCCATGA
- a CDS encoding carboxymuconolactone decarboxylase family protein, translating to MTTDQTVQYAPEHTQRLDWATLAPDVFKAMVRLDAAARKGVEPKLLELVKIRASQINHCALCLDMHSKDALAAGESVERIIQLSAWEESEHFYTEKELAALELTEAVTVLTDGFVPDEVYEKAAKHFEEAELAQLIAAITVINAWNRFGVACRRVPGHYQPGQHA from the coding sequence ATGACCACTGACCAGACCGTCCAGTACGCCCCCGAACACACCCAGCGCCTGGACTGGGCCACGCTCGCCCCGGATGTCTTCAAGGCCATGGTCCGGCTGGACGCGGCGGCCCGTAAGGGCGTCGAGCCGAAGCTGCTGGAGCTGGTGAAGATCCGCGCCTCACAGATCAACCACTGCGCGCTCTGCCTCGACATGCACAGCAAGGACGCGCTCGCCGCCGGGGAGAGCGTCGAGCGGATCATCCAGCTCAGCGCGTGGGAGGAGTCCGAGCACTTCTACACCGAGAAGGAGCTCGCGGCGCTGGAGCTGACGGAGGCGGTGACCGTCCTGACGGACGGCTTCGTGCCCGACGAGGTGTACGAGAAGGCCGCCAAGCACTTCGAGGAGGCCGAACTGGCCCAGCTGATCGCCGCGATCACGGTGATCAACGCCTGGAACCGGTTCGGTGTGGCCTGCCGTCGGGTGCCGGGGCACTACCAGCCGGGACAGCACGCGTGA
- a CDS encoding 2'-5' RNA ligase family protein, which translates to MGTVTIGVSIAVPEPHGSLLQERRAGFGDAAAHGIPTHVTLLPPTEVDAALLPAIEAHLAEVAAAGRPFPMRLSGTGTFRPLSPVVFVQVVEGAEACTWLQKQVRDASGPVSRELLFPYHPHVTVAHGIDDESMDRAFEELADYRAEWPCTGFALYEQGADGVWRKLRDFVFGGPVVPPQPGSVERGSIPAG; encoded by the coding sequence GTGGGGACCGTAACGATCGGCGTGTCGATCGCGGTCCCGGAGCCTCACGGCAGCCTGCTCCAGGAGCGGCGCGCGGGCTTCGGCGACGCCGCGGCTCACGGCATCCCCACGCACGTCACGTTGCTACCGCCGACAGAGGTCGACGCCGCGCTGCTGCCCGCGATCGAGGCACACCTCGCCGAGGTCGCGGCCGCCGGCCGCCCCTTTCCGATGCGGCTGTCCGGCACCGGCACCTTCCGGCCCCTCTCGCCGGTCGTCTTCGTCCAGGTCGTCGAGGGCGCCGAAGCCTGCACCTGGCTGCAGAAGCAGGTCCGCGACGCCTCCGGGCCCGTCTCGCGCGAACTGCTGTTCCCGTACCACCCGCATGTCACCGTCGCGCACGGCATCGACGACGAGTCGATGGACCGCGCGTTCGAGGAGCTGGCCGACTACCGGGCCGAGTGGCCCTGCACCGGCTTCGCCCTCTACGAGCAGGGCGCCGACGGTGTGTGGCGCAAGCTGCGGGACTTCGTCTTCGGGGGGCCGGTTGTGCCGCCGCAGCCGGGGTCTGTGGAGCGCGGGTCGATCCCAGCGGGGTAG
- a CDS encoding carboxymuconolactone decarboxylase family protein, which yields MSESDSISRVALKKITPDVSVAMGSLHAVAVSAAQDAKVEPEILELIRIRASQLNGCAFCLDMHTKDARAAGETEQRIYALNAWRETPFFTGRERAALALTEAATLVHDGQVPDAVYAAAAEVFDENQVAALIWAATVINAYNRIAIATRMVPGAYQPAKK from the coding sequence ATGAGTGAAAGCGACTCCATATCCCGCGTCGCCCTCAAGAAAATCACCCCGGACGTCTCCGTGGCGATGGGTTCCCTGCACGCCGTCGCCGTTTCCGCCGCGCAGGACGCCAAGGTAGAACCCGAAATTCTGGAACTGATCCGGATTCGCGCCTCCCAGCTCAACGGCTGCGCGTTCTGCCTCGACATGCACACGAAGGACGCGCGTGCGGCGGGCGAGACCGAGCAGCGGATCTACGCCCTGAACGCCTGGCGCGAGACCCCCTTCTTCACCGGACGCGAGCGCGCCGCACTGGCGTTGACCGAGGCGGCGACCCTGGTGCACGATGGCCAGGTCCCGGACGCGGTCTACGCCGCGGCCGCGGAGGTCTTCGACGAGAACCAGGTCGCGGCGCTGATCTGGGCGGCGACCGTCATCAACGCGTACAACCGGATCGCCATTGCGACCCGGATGGTTCCCGGGGCTTATCAGCCGGCCAAGAAATAG
- the rocD gene encoding ornithine--oxo-acid transaminase, whose protein sequence is MSTSSTTESLIAAVDAHSAHNYHPLPVVVATADGAWMTDVEGRRYLDLLAGYSALNFGHGNRRIVDAAKAQLERVTLTSRAFHHDRFAAFCEQLAELCGMEMVLPMNTGSEAVETAVKTARKWGYRVKGVPAEMAKIVVAGNNFHGRTTTIISFSTDPEARADYGPYTPGFEIVQYGDLTAMREALTENTVAVLLEPIQGEAGVLVPPAGYLPAVRELTRERNVLFIADEIQSGLGRTGRTFACEHEGVVPDAYVLGKALGGGVVPVSAVVSSAEVLGVFRPGEHGSTFGGNPLACAVALEVIAMLRTGEFQERSAELGAHLHRELGLLAGTGRVTAVRGRGLWAGVDIARAFGTGREVSEKLMDRGVLVKDTQGPTIRIAPPLVIGKEDLDWGLAQLRGVLGM, encoded by the coding sequence GTGAGCACGTCGAGCACCACCGAATCCCTGATCGCCGCGGTCGACGCGCACAGCGCCCACAACTACCACCCGTTGCCGGTCGTGGTGGCGACGGCGGACGGCGCGTGGATGACGGATGTGGAAGGGCGGCGGTATCTGGATCTGCTGGCCGGGTATTCGGCGCTCAACTTCGGGCACGGCAACCGGCGGATCGTGGACGCGGCGAAGGCGCAGCTGGAGCGGGTGACGCTGACGTCGCGGGCGTTTCACCACGACCGGTTCGCGGCGTTCTGCGAGCAGCTCGCCGAGCTGTGCGGGATGGAGATGGTGCTGCCGATGAACACGGGGTCGGAGGCGGTGGAGACGGCTGTGAAGACGGCCCGGAAGTGGGGTTACCGGGTCAAGGGGGTGCCGGCGGAGATGGCGAAGATCGTCGTCGCGGGCAACAACTTCCACGGCCGTACGACGACGATCATCAGCTTCTCCACCGACCCGGAGGCGCGGGCGGACTACGGGCCGTACACGCCGGGCTTCGAGATCGTGCAGTACGGGGATCTGACGGCGATGCGGGAGGCGTTGACGGAGAACACGGTGGCCGTGCTGCTGGAGCCGATCCAGGGCGAGGCGGGGGTGCTCGTTCCCCCGGCCGGTTATCTGCCGGCGGTGCGGGAGCTGACGCGGGAGCGGAACGTGTTGTTCATCGCGGACGAGATCCAGTCGGGGCTGGGGCGCACGGGTCGTACGTTCGCGTGCGAGCACGAGGGTGTGGTGCCGGATGCGTATGTGCTCGGGAAGGCGCTCGGGGGCGGGGTCGTGCCGGTGTCGGCGGTGGTGTCGTCGGCCGAGGTGCTCGGGGTGTTCCGGCCGGGGGAGCACGGGTCGACGTTCGGCGGGAATCCGCTGGCGTGCGCGGTGGCGCTGGAGGTGATCGCGATGCTGCGGACGGGCGAGTTCCAGGAGCGGTCGGCCGAGCTGGGCGCGCATCTGCACCGGGAGCTGGGCCTGTTGGCCGGGACGGGGCGGGTGACGGCGGTGCGGGGGCGTGGACTGTGGGCGGGGGTCGACATCGCCCGGGCGTTCGGGACCGGACGGGAGGTGTCCGAGAAGCTGATGGACCGGGGTGTGCTGGTGAAGGACACCCAGGGGCCGACGATCCGTATCGCGCCGCCTCTGGTGATCGGGAAGGAGGATCTGGACTGGGGGCTCGCCCAGTTGCGGGGCGTGCTCGGGATGTGA
- a CDS encoding RNA polymerase sigma factor produces the protein MIARVRAGEPEAYAQLVRAHTGIALRAAAALGAGADAEDVVQQAFVKAYCSLGRFKDGSAFKPWLLAIVANETRNTVRTAARQRTLAGREAAFVEAEPLIPESTDPAMAALEIERRAALQAALEKLSEEHRLVVTYRYLLEMDESETAQALGWPRGTVKSRLNRALRKLGRLLPDFQPREGGDEHE, from the coding sequence GTGATCGCACGCGTACGCGCCGGAGAGCCGGAGGCGTACGCGCAGCTGGTGCGGGCCCATACGGGCATCGCACTCAGGGCGGCCGCCGCGCTCGGGGCGGGTGCGGACGCGGAGGACGTGGTGCAGCAGGCCTTTGTCAAGGCGTACTGCTCGCTGGGCCGCTTCAAGGACGGCTCGGCGTTCAAGCCCTGGCTGCTGGCGATCGTCGCCAATGAGACGAGGAACACAGTGCGTACGGCGGCCCGTCAGCGCACGCTCGCCGGGCGTGAGGCGGCCTTCGTGGAGGCGGAGCCGCTGATACCGGAATCGACGGATCCGGCGATGGCCGCGCTGGAGATAGAGCGCCGCGCGGCGCTGCAAGCCGCCCTGGAGAAGCTGAGCGAGGAGCATCGCCTGGTCGTCACCTACCGCTATCTCCTGGAGATGGACGAATCCGAGACGGCCCAGGCCCTGGGCTGGCCCCGGGGCACGGTGAAATCCCGGCTGAACCGCGCGCTGCGGAAGCTGGGCCGGTTGCTGCCGGATTTTCAGCCTCGGGAAGGGGGTGATGAGCATGAGTGA
- a CDS encoding glycine hydroxymethyltransferase, which produces MPAEPLSTESTAFRAALDVIRAVEPRVADAIGQEVADQREMLKLIASENYASPATLLAMGNWFSDKYAEGTIGRRFYAGCRNVDTVESLAAEHAKELFGARHAYVQPHSGIDANLVAFWSVLAARVEAPALEKAGVRQVNDLTEADWAELRRAFGNQRMLGMSLDAGGHLTHGFRPNISGKMFDQRSYGTDPATGLIDYEALRTSAREFKPLIIVAGYSAYPRLVNFRIMREIADEVGATLMVDMAHFAGLVAGKVLTGDFDPVPHAQIVTTTTHKSLRGPRGGMVLCDDSLKDQVDRGCPMVLGGPLPHVMAAKAVALAEARQESFRGYAQRIVDNSRALAEGLMRRGATLVTGGTDNHLNLIDVASSYGLTGRQAEAALLESGIVTNRNSIPADPNGAWYTSGIRIGTPALTTRGLGTAEMDEVAALIDRVLTTTEPGTTSKGAPSKAQHVLDPKIADEISRRATDLVAGFPLYPEIDLG; this is translated from the coding sequence ATGCCCGCCGAGCCCCTCTCCACCGAGTCCACCGCCTTCCGTGCCGCCCTCGACGTGATCCGCGCCGTCGAGCCGCGCGTGGCCGACGCCATCGGCCAGGAGGTCGCCGACCAGCGCGAGATGCTCAAACTGATCGCCTCCGAGAACTACGCCTCCCCGGCCACCCTCCTGGCGATGGGCAACTGGTTCAGCGACAAGTACGCCGAGGGCACCATCGGCCGCCGCTTCTACGCGGGCTGTCGCAACGTCGACACCGTCGAGTCCCTGGCCGCCGAGCACGCCAAGGAGCTCTTCGGAGCCCGGCACGCCTACGTCCAGCCCCACTCCGGCATCGACGCCAACCTCGTCGCCTTCTGGTCCGTCCTCGCCGCCCGCGTCGAGGCCCCCGCCCTGGAGAAGGCCGGCGTCCGCCAGGTCAACGACCTCACCGAGGCCGACTGGGCCGAACTCCGCCGGGCCTTCGGCAACCAGCGCATGCTCGGCATGTCCCTGGACGCCGGCGGCCACCTCACCCACGGCTTCCGCCCGAACATCTCCGGCAAGATGTTCGACCAGCGCTCCTACGGCACCGACCCCGCCACCGGCCTCATCGACTACGAGGCCCTGCGCACCTCCGCCCGTGAGTTCAAGCCGCTCATCATCGTCGCCGGCTACTCCGCCTACCCCCGTCTCGTGAACTTCCGGATCATGCGCGAGATCGCCGACGAGGTCGGCGCCACGCTCATGGTCGACATGGCCCACTTCGCGGGTCTCGTCGCCGGCAAGGTCCTCACCGGCGACTTCGACCCGGTCCCGCACGCCCAGATCGTCACCACCACCACCCACAAGTCGCTGCGTGGCCCGCGCGGCGGCATGGTCCTGTGCGACGACTCCCTCAAGGACCAGGTCGACCGCGGCTGCCCGATGGTCCTCGGCGGCCCGCTCCCGCACGTCATGGCCGCCAAGGCCGTCGCCCTGGCCGAGGCCCGCCAGGAGTCCTTCCGTGGGTACGCCCAGCGCATCGTGGACAACTCCCGGGCACTGGCCGAAGGCCTGATGCGCCGGGGCGCGACCCTCGTGACCGGCGGCACCGACAACCACCTCAACCTGATCGACGTCGCCTCCTCCTACGGCCTCACCGGCCGCCAGGCCGAGGCCGCACTCCTCGAGTCCGGCATCGTCACCAACCGCAACTCCATCCCGGCCGACCCCAACGGCGCCTGGTACACCTCCGGCATTCGCATCGGCACCCCCGCCCTGACCACCCGCGGCCTGGGCACCGCCGAGATGGACGAGGTCGCCGCCCTGATCGACCGCGTCCTCACCACCACCGAGCCCGGCACCACCAGCAAGGGCGCCCCCTCCAAGGCGCAGCATGTGCTCGACCCGAAGATCGCCGACGAGATCTCCCGCCGCGCCACCGACCTCGTGGCAGGCTTCCCGCTGTACCCGGAGATCGACCTGGGCTGA